From Weissella confusa, a single genomic window includes:
- a CDS encoding endonuclease MutS2, which translates to MNKKVLATLEYEAVKAQLRPYLSTAAGENELRNLLPTADANEMQTWLAETSDAAKVLRWQGGINIPKLADVKPHMQRLKIDASLSGTELAQVGRVLFTTGQMRLFFENLVEDRGEPLAALRPYYTRLVVMQDLTRRVNTAIDGDGRVTDEASPELHRVRQAITSTENAIRQKMQDYTRGKSAQYLSDPIVTIRNDRYVIPVKTEYRSHFGGVVHDQSQTGQTLYIEPGDVVDMNNRLREHYIKERHEEERVLAELSAMLRPEADNIQKNAEVLGHLDFVNAKARYAAATKSQEPEYSPENHVRLLQARHPLLDPQKAVANDIIIGEDYKAIIVTGPNTGGKTITLKTLGLLQLMAQSGLFIPVAEYSTVGLFKEVFADIGDEQSIEQSLSTFSSHMVNIVEILKQIDADSLVLFDELGAGTDPQEGAALAMSILDAVGAKGSYTVATTHYPELKVYGYNRVDTINASMEFDVETLRPTYKFLLGIPGRSNALEISKRLGLDQSIIDAAASLTTEDSQELNDMIADLVERRNAVLAQQVQLAQQVIENRQMKNDYEQKLEKMETEKARTLEEAKKEANHIVADSRKKADKIIADLRKMQLDGVAVKENKLMDAKGALNAMRQEPSAENNRVLRKAKKAKSQNIEAGDTVLVREYGQQGTVKRKLKDGKFEVQMGILKMVLAEDEIEKQNVAEVKSEQKAAPKPRVNTSKAVNRANASATLDLRGQRYEAAMSELDQFIDRALLNNLPSVEIIHGKGTGAIRQGVQEYLRSHRAVKNFNFTGPDQGATYAELG; encoded by the coding sequence ATGAATAAGAAAGTCTTAGCAACCCTTGAGTATGAAGCGGTAAAGGCCCAATTGCGACCATACCTCTCAACGGCTGCTGGTGAAAATGAGTTGCGCAACTTGTTGCCAACTGCAGATGCCAACGAAATGCAAACGTGGTTGGCAGAAACGTCAGACGCAGCTAAGGTGCTACGCTGGCAAGGTGGGATTAACATTCCAAAGTTGGCGGATGTTAAGCCACACATGCAACGTTTGAAGATTGATGCGTCATTGAGTGGGACCGAATTGGCGCAAGTCGGACGCGTGCTGTTTACGACGGGACAAATGCGTTTGTTCTTCGAAAACTTGGTGGAAGATCGCGGTGAGCCATTGGCTGCCTTGCGTCCTTACTACACGCGTTTGGTGGTTATGCAAGATTTGACGCGTCGTGTGAATACGGCGATTGATGGGGATGGTCGTGTGACCGATGAAGCCTCACCAGAATTGCACCGTGTGCGTCAAGCCATCACGTCAACGGAAAATGCCATCCGTCAAAAGATGCAAGATTACACACGTGGCAAGTCAGCGCAATACTTGTCTGACCCAATCGTGACGATACGTAATGATCGTTATGTTATTCCAGTTAAGACGGAATACCGTAGTCACTTCGGTGGTGTCGTGCACGACCAATCACAAACGGGGCAAACGTTGTACATCGAGCCTGGTGATGTGGTTGACATGAACAACCGCTTGCGTGAGCACTACATCAAGGAGCGTCACGAAGAAGAGCGTGTTTTGGCTGAATTGTCAGCCATGTTGCGCCCTGAAGCCGACAACATTCAAAAGAATGCTGAAGTTTTGGGTCACTTGGACTTTGTGAACGCTAAGGCTCGTTATGCTGCTGCTACGAAGTCACAAGAGCCTGAGTATAGCCCGGAGAACCACGTGCGTTTGTTGCAAGCGCGTCACCCATTGTTGGACCCACAAAAGGCTGTGGCCAACGATATTATCATTGGTGAAGACTACAAGGCCATCATCGTCACGGGTCCTAACACCGGTGGTAAGACGATTACCTTGAAGACGTTGGGCTTGTTGCAATTGATGGCCCAATCAGGGTTGTTCATTCCAGTTGCTGAGTACTCAACAGTTGGTTTGTTCAAGGAAGTCTTTGCGGACATTGGTGATGAGCAATCAATCGAGCAATCATTGTCAACGTTCTCATCACACATGGTGAACATCGTTGAAATCTTGAAGCAAATTGACGCTGATTCATTGGTGCTATTCGACGAATTGGGTGCCGGAACTGATCCGCAAGAAGGAGCAGCTTTAGCCATGTCAATTTTGGATGCCGTGGGTGCCAAGGGTTCATACACTGTTGCCACGACTCACTACCCTGAGTTGAAGGTTTACGGCTACAACCGCGTTGATACCATCAATGCCTCAATGGAATTTGACGTTGAAACATTGCGTCCAACGTACAAGTTCTTGTTGGGAATTCCTGGTCGTTCAAACGCCTTGGAGATTTCAAAGCGTTTGGGCTTGGATCAAAGCATCATCGATGCGGCAGCCTCATTGACGACGGAAGATTCACAAGAATTGAACGACATGATTGCCGACTTGGTTGAACGTCGTAACGCCGTGTTGGCCCAACAAGTGCAATTGGCCCAACAAGTCATCGAAAATCGTCAAATGAAGAACGATTACGAGCAAAAGCTTGAAAAGATGGAAACTGAGAAGGCTCGCACACTTGAAGAAGCCAAGAAGGAAGCAAACCACATCGTTGCTGATTCACGTAAGAAGGCTGATAAGATTATAGCTGATTTGCGTAAGATGCAACTTGATGGTGTGGCCGTTAAGGAAAACAAGTTGATGGATGCCAAGGGTGCCTTGAACGCCATGCGTCAAGAACCATCAGCTGAAAACAACCGTGTTTTGCGTAAGGCTAAGAAGGCGAAGAGCCAAAACATCGAAGCCGGCGATACGGTTTTGGTGCGTGAGTACGGTCAACAAGGTACGGTTAAGCGTAAGCTCAAGGACGGTAAGTTTGAAGTCCAAATGGGTATCTTGAAGATGGTGCTTGCTGAAGATGAAATCGAAAAGCAAAACGTTGCCGAAGTGAAGTCAGAGCAAAAGGCTGCGCCAAAGCCACGTGTTAACACCAGCAAGGCCGTTAACCGTGCGAACGCATCAGCAACACTTGATTTGCGTGGACAACGCTATGAAGCTGCCATGAGCGAGCTTGATCAATTTATCGATCGCGCATTGCTAAACAACTTGCCTTCCGTTGAAATTATTCACGGTAAGGGAACTGGTGCAATCCGCCAAGGTGTGCAAGAATACTTGCGTTCACACCGTGCCGTGAAGAACTTCAACTTCACGGGTCCTGATCAAGGAGCCACGTACGCTGAACTAGGTTAA
- a CDS encoding CvpA family protein: MNLLSIIIAVLLLAAVLRGRYLGFVRSLLTLGGRFVVYAVAVLMSHRLGSWIHETFLMTVQARWAANGVPDFVSDKANEFLASGLAFGLIMVIGTFIVRSIERSLRFINQVPLLGTVNRLAGMLVYGLLVYVEIFFVLQLTQTWEIPWYHDAMIQSPIAQWILNQTPYFSDAIYQWWILQ; this comes from the coding sequence ATGAACTTGCTGTCAATTATTATTGCAGTATTGCTTCTGGCGGCGGTGCTACGTGGTCGTTACCTAGGTTTCGTCCGTAGTTTACTGACGTTAGGTGGCCGTTTTGTGGTTTACGCAGTGGCTGTATTGATGTCACACCGTTTGGGAAGCTGGATTCACGAAACATTTTTGATGACCGTGCAAGCACGCTGGGCGGCCAACGGCGTACCCGATTTTGTTTCTGATAAAGCCAATGAATTTTTAGCATCTGGCTTAGCGTTTGGACTCATTATGGTGATTGGAACGTTCATTGTGCGTTCGATCGAGCGTAGTTTGCGTTTCATTAACCAGGTACCCTTGCTTGGAACGGTTAATCGTCTAGCAGGTATGTTGGTTTACGGCCTTTTAGTCTACGTTGAAATCTTCTTTGTTTTACAATTAACACAGACATGGGAAATCCCTTGGTACCACGATGCGATGATTCAGTCACCCATCGCCCAATGGATTTTGAATCAGACACCTTACTTCTCAGATGCCATCTATCAATGGTGGATTCTCCAGTAG
- the zapA gene encoding cell division protein ZapA, which produces MAEKTRFKGEILGKEIIITAAESQAHMKAVFELANQQLDQMKQLAPKLSDDQLLTLLAINALSDQLKMQAEKDHAE; this is translated from the coding sequence ATGGCAGAAAAGACACGTTTTAAAGGCGAAATTCTAGGTAAAGAAATCATAATTACAGCGGCTGAATCACAAGCACACATGAAGGCTGTTTTTGAATTGGCTAACCAACAATTGGACCAAATGAAGCAATTGGCACCCAAGTTGTCAGATGACCAACTCCTAACATTGTTGGCCATCAACGCCTTGTCAGACCAATTGAAGATGCAAGCTGAGAAGGATCACGCTGAATAA